In Rutidosis leptorrhynchoides isolate AG116_Rl617_1_P2 chromosome 6, CSIRO_AGI_Rlap_v1, whole genome shotgun sequence, the DNA window CCGAGTTTAAAAAAATTGGTTTGAAGCCTGATAGTCAGATGTTTTTCGGTGTATTTACTGCATGTAGTGTCGTGGGAGACATGAAAGAAGGGTTGTTGCACTTTGACTCGATGAGCAAGAGTTATAACATTATACCATCCATGGATCATTATAAAAGTGTAGTGGATATGCTCGGGGGTGCAGGGTATTTAAACGAAGCGTTACAATTTATTGAAAAAATGCCTATGGAACCAAGTGTGGTAATTTGGGAAACGTTGATGAATAATTGTCATGTTTATGGGGATACAGAGCTTGGAGACCGATGTTTAGAGCTTATTGAGTTGCTAGATCCCACACGTTTAAATGAACAAACGAAGGCGGGTCTGATACCAATAAAAGCTTCAGATATTGCaaaagaaaaggaaaagaagaGATTGTCAAGCTTAAATCCATTAGAGCATAAAACGAAATCGTACGAGTATAGAGCAGGGGACACGTCTCACCCAGAGCACCCAAAGTTATATCATCAACTTAGGTGTTTAAAACAGCCGATGATAGAAGTTGGTTATGTTCCGGAGACTAGATTTGTACTTCACGATGTAGACCAAGAAAGCAAGGAAGAAGCTCTTTTGTCACATAGTGAAAGACTTGCTTTGTCTCAAGCCCTGATGACCAGCCCAGCCCGTTCAACAATACGGATAATAAAAAATCTTCGGGTTTGTGGTGACTGCCACAATGCGCTCAAGATTATTTCTAAGATCGTTGGAAGATTAATTGTTGCGCGGGATGCTAAAAGGTTTCATCATTTCGAAAATGGAGTATGTTCTTGTGGAGATTATTGGTGATGCTTTATACATTACAACCAACATTTCACTTTTGCTTATCTTATTGAGCATTGTGGAAATTTAGTTACTATATGTATGTTCTGAAAACAGATATTTCACTTGACATTTTTCTCAATGTTTATTACAATTTGTTACCTATAACAATCATAGTGTAAGGCCTCCTAGTTTCGCACTTCTCTATGTTTTATTGCTTCATTTTTATATAGAAGTTTTGATTGTTTAAATTTTATCCTTATACCATGATTGCTACTTCCTTCATCCCGTCCCCCGCTATGGTAGCCTAGTAGTTCGACATGCAACAT includes these proteins:
- the LOC139853332 gene encoding pentatricopeptide repeat-containing protein At4g32450, mitochondrial-like, whose amino-acid sequence is MSQAIAKTSKTLRSFNHLYHHHHHHYKVCNQTLRSSYLSSPSSSISLIKPFSFVENYNTLGYNTLGYDTINKSLYFSETKPQFNQNPSRVYDQTYNSNVNLYNQNYQENRNDSYAHPEDEGRLRGTIEDLDALCKERKLKEAVEVLGLLQQNNVSVDLNRFLLLMNECGETQALEEGKKVHEYLVRSISHIDVWICNKILEMYAKCGSMEDAYKVFDKMSKRNVTSWDTMITWLAKNGHGEDAINMFTEFKKIGLKPDSQMFFGVFTACSVVGDMKEGLLHFDSMSKSYNIIPSMDHYKSVVDMLGGAGYLNEALQFIEKMPMEPSVVIWETLMNNCHVYGDTELGDRCLELIELLDPTRLNEQTKAGLIPIKASDIAKEKEKKRLSSLNPLEHKTKSYEYRAGDTSHPEHPKLYHQLRCLKQPMIEVGYVPETRFVLHDVDQESKEEALLSHSERLALSQALMTSPARSTIRIIKNLRVCGDCHNALKIISKIVGRLIVARDAKRFHHFENGVCSCGDYW